GGAATATTGATTTGAGAAAGCAGTAATTCGTTGGTCATTTTGTAGTTGCTTTCGTCGTCGTCAGCCGGAACCATCCGCTCATCACCCCACCAAAAATGCACTTTACTCCATTCAATGACATTTTTATAGTTGTTAGCCAAATGCTTGAATAACAGTTTGGGTGTGCTTCCGCCCGAAAGGGCAATGTGAAAAAACGGACTTCTACTTTCTTTAATCCACTGAGCCAGGTTTTTGGCAAAAGCTTCGGTTACGCTGGCTGCATCGTTGTATATTTTTAATTCAGGTTCCATTGCTCCTGTCTGATTTTACAATTCGCAATAAGTTCCGTCGTCGGAAAGATTTTTACATGGATACCGCCAGGTATCTTCGCCTTCAATCAGGTCGTCGGCTTCCTGCGGTCCCCACGAACCGGCCGGATATCCATAAATCGGAAGTGACGGATTTTCTTCCCAGGCATTGAGAATGGGCTGAACGAATCTCCACGCTGCTTCTACTGCATCGCCGCGCAGATAAAGTGTTTGGTCGCCCATCATGCAATCGAGTAAAAGACGCTCGTAAGCGGTTGGCAATTCTACATCCGATAAATCGCTGTAGTGGAAATCCATATTCACCGGCTGAACCCGGAAGCCGGCTCCCGGTTCCTTCAATCCGAACTTGAGCAGAATGCCTTCATCGGGCTGTATGCGAATGATCAACTGGTTGGTGACATGGGCAGTCATTCCGTCCTCCTGGAAAAGGTGATGTGGTGTAGGACGGAATTTAATGACGACTTCGGTTACACGCGTTGGTAATTTTTTCCCGGTACGGAGATAAAAAGGAACGCCGGCCCAGCGCCAGTTGTCAATGTAAAATTTCATTGCCAGGAAGGTCTCTGTCCGCGATTCAGGATCGACTCCTTTCTCGCCCCGGTAGCCTTTGACCGGCTCATTCTTGATACGCGACTCCATGTACTGGCCGCGAATCACATTTGAGCGAATTTCTTCAGGCTCGAGTGGTCTGAGTGACTGGAAAACTTTCAGCGTTTCGTTACGAATGGCATCTGCTTCAGCCACCACGGGAGGTTCCATTCCGACCATTCCGACCAATTGCAGGAGGTGATTCTGAACCATGTCGCGCATGGCACCGGATTGGTCGTAGTAACCGCCCCTTCCTTCCACTCCCAGACTTTCAGCGGAAGAAATTTCCACGCGCTCTATGAAGTTCCGATTCCAAATCGGCTCGAAAATTCCGTTGGAGAAGCGGGCCACTAACATGTTCTGGACGGTTTCTTTACCCAAATAGTGGTCAATACGGTAAATCTGCTTTTCATCGAAGTAGTTGAGCAGTTCCTTGTTCAGCTTTTGTGCTGTTTCCAGATTATTCCCGAAAGGTTTTTCCACAATCAACCGGGTATAACCATCTTCCTGTTGATTTAAACCAACCGATGCCAGATTGGCCGGGATTACTCCGTATAACTTAGGCGGAGTGGAGAGGTAGAAAATATAATTGCCGGGAATATCCAGCTTTTTTTTCAGCTCTTCCAACCGGTCCTTCAGTTTACCGTACTCATCGGCATCAGCGGTTCCCAGTGGTTGATAATAGAGTTTTTCGAGGAACTCATCGCATTTGCACTGGTCATCGTCCTTCGGCAGGAAATCGGTAACGCTTTCGCGGAATTCCTCATCGGTCATTTCAGTACGACTGGCGCCCAGAATGGCAAACTTTTCCGGCAATCTTTTACCGTTATGCAACTTGCATATAGCCGGGATCAGTTTTCTTTTGGTTAAATCGCCTGATGCACCGAATATGACTAGAATATGTGATTCGGGTGTATTCATTGTTTATATCTTTTTTTGCAGATGCTAAATTTACTCACCTATATAAAACAGATCCCCCTCCATTTGTTTAGTTGGGAAGGATAAGCTTCTGTTAAAAGTCGTAAATCACAGTTCTTAATCAGGACGTTGGGATAGCGCAAATCTGCTGAAAGCATTTTGCATCAGCGAATTCATTTTGGGTGTTTCATTCATCTATTCCCGGATTATTCGTAGAGTCCCCAAACCATCAGGTTGTCTTCAACAAAGCGGTAGTTCAGGTCGATGTGATCGGTGCCGAACAAGCCTTTGAACAGTCCGGTAAACGAACCGTTTGAGCCGGTCATTTCGAAAGCGGGAATCTGGATTTGCGTTGAGAATTCAACGCCCTGATGAGGAATCATCTTGAAGATGGCCTCTTTCGCACACCAGTGCATAAATAACTTGATGTTTGAATAGCCGTCATTGGTCAGGCAATTTTGCAGCTCTTCGGCTGAAAGAAAGCGGGGAGCTACTCTGTCAATGGAGCGCGAAACATTCTCGATGTCGAGACCAGGTTGCATCTCTTCGTGC
This Prolixibacter sp. NT017 DNA region includes the following protein-coding sequences:
- the zwf gene encoding glucose-6-phosphate dehydrogenase, producing MNTPESHILVIFGASGDLTKRKLIPAICKLHNGKRLPEKFAILGASRTEMTDEEFRESVTDFLPKDDDQCKCDEFLEKLYYQPLGTADADEYGKLKDRLEELKKKLDIPGNYIFYLSTPPKLYGVIPANLASVGLNQQEDGYTRLIVEKPFGNNLETAQKLNKELLNYFDEKQIYRIDHYLGKETVQNMLVARFSNGIFEPIWNRNFIERVEISSAESLGVEGRGGYYDQSGAMRDMVQNHLLQLVGMVGMEPPVVAEADAIRNETLKVFQSLRPLEPEEIRSNVIRGQYMESRIKNEPVKGYRGEKGVDPESRTETFLAMKFYIDNWRWAGVPFYLRTGKKLPTRVTEVVIKFRPTPHHLFQEDGMTAHVTNQLIIRIQPDEGILLKFGLKEPGAGFRVQPVNMDFHYSDLSDVELPTAYERLLLDCMMGDQTLYLRGDAVEAAWRFVQPILNAWEENPSLPIYGYPAGSWGPQEADDLIEGEDTWRYPCKNLSDDGTYCEL
- a CDS encoding 4'-phosphopantetheinyl transferase superfamily protein, which produces MPLFTNENIDDALLGLWEITETPEELRQIVTLTPAEEQEFKSFTNLRRQREWLATRALLQQMLDEPFEIRHLTDGKPVLEDTPYHISISHSSEYAAVLLHEEMQPGLDIENVSRSIDRVAPRFLSAEELQNCLTNDGYSNIKLFMHWCAKEAIFKMIPHQGVEFSTQIQIPAFEMTGSNGSFTGLFKGLFGTDHIDLNYRFVEDNLMVWGLYE